The Platichthys flesus chromosome 8, fPlaFle2.1, whole genome shotgun sequence genome has a window encoding:
- the cul4b gene encoding cullin-4B isoform X1: MFPTGLSSPDPPPPPTQEARPAAAGVRADSGNITSPKKRKINGSEREEAADSISPSPPKTLNSSSSACCSPTALHIQKKLRFEDSVDFIGLDVKMAEEAAAAAAAASCSNNKSKAGFLPGGAGHHANGLTKSTGSGTFSNSKPGAAKKLVIKNFKEKPKLPENYTQETWQKLKEAVEAIQNSTSIKYNLEELYQAVENLCSHKISAKLYKQLRAVCEDHIKAQIEQFREDSLDSVLFLKKIDKCWQDHCRQMIMIRSIFLFLDRTYVLQNSMLPSIWDMGLELFRFYIISDLKVQSKTIDGILRLIERERNGEAIDRSLLRSLLSMLSDLQIYQDSFEQRFLEETNRLYSAEGQRLMQEREVPEYLHHVNKRLEEEADRVITYLDQSTQKPLIATVEKQLLGEHLSATLQKGLTHLLDENRIQDLSLLYQLFSRVRGGVQVLLQHWIEYIKAFGSTIVINPEKDKTMVQELLDFKDKVDHIIDICFMKNEKFVNAMKEAFETFINKRPNKPAELIAKHVDSKLRAGNKEATDEELEKMLDKIMIIFRFIYGKDVFEAFYKKDLAKRLLVGKSASVDAEKSMLSKLKHECGAAFTSKLEGMFKDMELSKDIMVQFKQNDEAGTRRMVKNMQCQNIPGNIELTVNILTMGYWPTYVPMEVHLPAEMVRLQEIFKTFYLGKHSGRKLQWQSTLGHCVLKAEFKEGRKELQVSLFQTLVLLMFNEGEEFTLEEIKLATGIEDSELRRTLQSLACGKARVLTKVPKSKDIEDGDKFSCNDDFRHKLFRIKINQIQMKETVEEQASTTERVFQDRQYQIDAAIVRIMKMRKTLSHNLLMSEVYNQLKFPVKPADLKKRIESLIDRDYMERDKENSNQYNYVA, encoded by the exons ATGTTTCCAACAGGTTTATCTTCCCCTGATCCCCCACCACCGCCAACCCAGGAGGCAAGACCCGCGGCCGCCGGTGTCAGGGCGGACAGCGGCAACATCACATCCccgaaaaagaggaaaataaacggCTCCGAGAGGGAGGAGGCTGCGGACTCCatctccccttctcctcccaaGACCCtgaattcctcctcctccgcctgctgCTCTCCCACCGCGCTGCACATCCAGAAGAAGTTGAGGTTTGAGGATTCAGTGGATTTCATTGGACTGGATGTGAAAATGGCTGAGGaggctgctgccgccgccgccgccgcttcATGCTCCAATAACAAAAGCAAAGCCGGGTTCCTGCCCGGTGGAGCGGGGCACCACGCGAACGGACTGACCAAAAGCACCGGCTCCGGCACCTTCTCCAACAGTAAACCCGGTGCTGCCAAGAAACTAGTCATCAAGAACTTCAAAG AAAAACCCAAGTTGCCGGAGAACTACACGCAGGAGACCTGGCAGAAGCTGAAGGAGGCAGTGGAGGCCATACAGAACAGCACTTCAATCAAGTACAACCTAGAGGAGCTCTACCAG GCGGTGGAGAACCTGTGCTCCCATAAGATATCTGCCAAGCTCTACAAACAGCTGAGGGCCGTGTGTGAAGACCATATCAAGGCACAGATCGAACAGTTCAGAGA GGATTCCCTGGACAGCGTGCTGTTCCTCAAGAAAATCGACAAGTGCTGGCAAGATCACTGCAGACAAATG ATCATGATTAGGagtatatttttgtttttggaccGCACCTATGTTTTACAAAACTCTATGCTGCCATCAATctg GGACATGGGTCTTGAGCTGTTCAGGTTCTACATCATCAGTGATCTGAAGGTCCAGAGTAAAACCATCGACGGGATTCTGCGGCTCATTGAGAGGGAGCGAAACGGAGAGGCGATAGACCGGAGTCTGCTGAGGAGCCTGCTGAGCATGCTCTCTGACCTGCAG ATTTATCAAGACTCCTTTGAGCAGCGCTTTTTGGAAGAAACTAATCGCCTGTACtctgcagagggacagaggcTGATGCAGGAGCGAGAG GTACCAGAATATCTCCATCATGTCAACAAACGCCTGGAGGAAGAGGCCGACAGAGTCATCACATATCTGGACCAGAGCACGCA AAAACCACTCATTGCTACTGTGGAGAAGCAGTTGCTGGGGGAACATCTCAGTGCAACTCTGCAGAAAG GGCTGACTCATCTGCTGGATGAGAACAGAATTCAGGATCTGTCGCTTCTCTATCAGCTCTTTAGTCGGGTGCGAGGTGGTGTTCAGGTCCTGCTGCAACACTGGATAGAGTACATAAAG GCTTTCGGAAGCACAATCGTAATCAATCCCGAAAAAGACAAAACGATGGTGCAGGAGCTGCTCGACTTCAAGGACAAGGTGGATCACATCATCGACATCTGCTTCATGAAGAACGAGAAGTTTGTCAACGCCATGAAGGAGGCGTTCGAAACATTCATCAACAAACGGCCAAATAAACCCGCAGAGCTCATAG CCAAACACGTGGATTCAAAGCTCCGAGCAGGAAACAAAGAGGCAACAGAcgaagagctggagaagatgCTGGATAAGATCATGATTATCTTTAGATTCATCTACG GAAAAGATGTGTTCGAGGCCTTTTACAAAAAGGATCTGGCCAAGAGGTTACTGGTTGGAAAAAGTGCTTCTGTTGATGCTGAAAAATCGATGTTGTCAAAGCTCAAACATG AGTGTGGAGCAGCGTTCACCAGCAAACTGGAGGGGATGTTCAAGGATATGGAGCTTTCGAAAGACATAATGGTTCAGTTCAAACAG AATGACGAAGCCGGAACTAGGAGAATGGTTAAG aataTGCAGTGCCAAAACATTCCTGGCAACATTGAGTTGACTGTCAACATCCTAACGATGGGCTACTGGCCCACCTATGTCCCAATGGAAGTGCACCTGCCTGCTGAG ATGGTGCGACTGCAAGAGATCTTCAAGACCTTCTACCTGGGCAAACACAGCGGCAGGAAGCTGCAGTGGCAATCAACACTAGGccattgtgttttaaaagctgAATTTAAAGAG GGCAGGAAGGAGTTGCAGGTTTCACTTTTCCAAACTCTTGTGCTACTGATGTTTAATGAGGGAGAGGAGTTCACCCTGGAGGAGATCAAACTAGCAACAGGAATAG AGGACAGTGAACTACGCCGGACTCTGCAGTCACTTGCTTGTGGGAAAGCACGAGTCCTCACCAAAGTCCCCAAAAGTAAAGACATAGAAGACGGGGACAAGTTTTCCTGCAACGACGATTTCAGACACAAGCTCTTCAGGATCAAAATAAACCAGATCCAAATGAAAGAAACG GTGGAGGAGCAAGCCAGCACCACTGAGAGGGTCTTTCAGGATCGTCAGTATCAGATTGATGCTGCGATTGTGCGGAtcatgaagatgaggaagactCTGAGCCATAATCTCTTGATGTCAGAGGTGTACAACCAGCTCAAGTTCCCCGTCAAG CCTGCTGACTTGAAGAAGAGGATAGAGTCTCTTATCGACAGGGACTATATGGAGCGTGACAAGGAGAACTCCAACCAGTACAACTATGTGGCTTAA
- the c1galt1c1 gene encoding C1GALT1-specific chaperone 1 isoform X2 — protein sequence MVSEGSSFVKGMSMGGLFCLVVSLLSSFSPSPKTSTEEHHHHHVKAPSKDELKELSDAQMQELSKQVQVYCVVMVQPKLIVYWAAALDTWSKHCDKSVFYTSEESKALEAVDLNEKDEWARLRKALKHAYENAGDLRWFFLAKPTTFAIIENLKYLVLTKDPSEPFYLGNVMKSGELEYVDYESGIVLSYEALKRLVHVFQDKEKCPERGNALWKMNDDKQLAECLKYTGVFAENGEDTHGKGLFNSKSVHTLISDSMKANPNNVLEGCCSDMAVTFTGMSPGQMQVMMFGVYRLRPYGHDFHDVLAFYPPEGSNND from the coding sequence ATGGTGTCTGAAGGAAGCTCCTTCGTGAAAGGGATGTCCATGGGAGGCCTCTTCTGCTTGGTGGTATCGCTCCTGAGCAGTTTCAGCCCCAGTCCGAAGACCAGCACAGAGGAGCACCACCACCATCACGTCAAGGCCCCGAGTAAAGACGAGTTGAAAGAGCTCTCTGACGCTCAGATGCAGGAGTTAAGCAAACAAGTCCAGGTTTATTGCGTCGTCATGGTCCAGCCAAAGTTGATTGTTTATTGGGCGGCAGCGCTAGACACCTGGAGCAAACACTGTGATAAGTCTGTGTTTTACACATCAGAGGAATCTAAGGCACTGGAGGCAGTAGACCTGAATGAAAAAGATGAATGGGCAAGGTTACGTAAAGCTCTGAAGCATGCTTATGAGAACGCTGGAGACCTGCGCTGGTTCTTTTTGGCGAAACCCACCACATTTGCCATCATCGAGAACCTGAAATACCTGGTGCTCACTAAGGATCCCAGCGAACCCTTCTACCTGGGCAACGTTATGAAGTCAGGCGAGTTGGAGTATGTGGACTATGAGAGTGGCATTGTTCTCAGCTACGAAGCTCTGAAAAGGCTGGTGCATGTGTTTCAGGACAAAGAGAAATGTCCCGAGAGAGGAAATGCCCTGTGGAAGATGAATGATGACAAGCAGCTGGCAGAGTGTCTCAAATACACCggtgtgtttgcagagaatGGAGAAGACACGCATGGGAAGGGCCTGTTTAACAGCAAGAGCGTCCACACCCTGATATCAGACAGCATGAAGGCGAACCCCAATAACGTGTTGGAGGGCTGTTGCTCGGACATGGCAGTCACATTTACTGGGATGTCACCAGGACAGATGCAGGTTATGATGTTCGGAGTTTACAGACTCCGTCCTTACGGCCACGATTTCCATGACGTGTTAGCCTTTTACCCTCCTGAAGGCTCAAACAATGACTAG
- the mcts1 gene encoding malignant T-cell-amplified sequence 1 codes for MFKKFDEKENVSNCIQLKTSVIKDIKKQLLNQFPDIESWLNHIMPKKDPVKIVRCHEHIEILTVNGELLFFRQRDGPFYPTLRLLHKYPFILPHQQVDKGAIKFVLSGANIMCPGLTSPGAQLYPSEATTVVAIMAEGKQHALCVGVMKMSAESIEKVNKGIGIENVHYLNDGLWHMKTYK; via the exons ATGTTTAAAAA ATTTGATGAGAAGGAGAATGTGTCGAACTGCATCCAGCTGAAAACGTCAGTTATTAAAGATATCAAAAAGCAGCTGTTGAACCAGTTTCCTGATATCGAGTCATGGCTCAATCACATAATGCCCAAAAAGGACCCAGTGAAAATAGTGAGATG CCATGAGCACATTGAAATCCTGACAGTGAATGGAGAGCTGCTTTTCttcagacagagagatggaccATTCTATCCGACCCTCAGACTGTTGCATAAAT aTCCCTTCATTCTTCCTCACCAGCAAGTAGACAAAGGAGCCATTAAATTTGTCTTAAGTGGTGCCAACATCATGTGCCCCGGGTTGACGTCACCAGGCGCGCAGCTCTACCCTTCTGAAGCCACGACAGTAGTT GCCATAATGGCTGAGGGTAAGCAACATGCACTTTGTGTTGGCGTTATGAAGATGTCTGCAGAAAGCAT AGAAAAAGTCAACAAGGGAATCGGAATTGAGAACGTTCACTATCTGAATGATGGACTGTGGCACATGAAGACGTATAAATGA
- the urp1 gene encoding urotensin-related peptide 1, protein MISLALFYLVAVVCSARRTHAVPLYPDTNLEPQADFIQKLVSEVEDGPDTADGEVNNMYPLLMQHNEGRDSWNKGTKDSAQQDRFGNMVEGLKEVVLKLAAADKLRSQGFLRSEQNLPKTNKRACFWKYCVTS, encoded by the exons ATGATTTCTCTGGCTTTGTTTTACCTGGTAGCTGTGGTTTGTTCTGCCAGACGGACACATGCTGTACCACTGTACCCTGACACCAACCTGGAGCCACAGGCAG ATTTCATTCAGAAATTAGTATCAGAGGTTGAGGACGGGCCAGACACTGCTGACGGGGAAGTCAATAACATGTACCCTCTGCTAATGCAGCACAATGAAGGCAGAGACTCCTGGAATAAAG GGACTAAAGATTCAGCACAACAAGACAGGTTTGGCAACATG GTGGAGGGCCTGAAAGAAGTCGTCTTGAAGCTGGCAGCGGCCGACAAGCTGCGCTCTCAGGGTTTTCTTAGATCGGAGCAGAATTTGCCAAAAACGAACAAAAGAG CGTGTTTCTGGAAATACTGCGTCACCAGCTAG
- the clic2 gene encoding chloride intracellular channel protein 2 produces MALRQNSEKEPSIELFIKAGHDGENVGNCPFCQRLFMVLWLKGVKFTVTTVDMRKKPAELKDLAPGTNPPFLLYNGTLKTDFIKIEEFLEQTVAPPRYPHLSPLNRESFDVGADIFAKFSAFIKNSPNNAMQERNLLREFKRLDDYLNSPLPEEIDHNSREAVGVSKRRFLDGDRLTLADCNLLPKLHVIRVAAKKYCDFDIPAQFTGVWRYLQNAHEREEFKQTCPANIEIEKAYLTVANQRK; encoded by the exons ATGGCACTTCGGCAGAACTCTGAGAAGGAGCCAAGCATCGAGTTGTTCATTAAG GCTGGACATGACGGCGAGAACGTGGGGAACTGCCCCTTCTGCCAGAGGCTCTTCATGGTTCTGTGGCTGAAAGGAGTGAAGTTCACAGTGACCACTGTTGACATGAGGAA GAAGCCAGCGGAGCTCAAGGACCTGGCCCCGGGGACCAACCCTCCGTTCCTCCTGTACAACGGCACCCTGAAAACAGACTTCATCAAGATCGAGGAGTTTCTTGAACAAACAGTTGCCCCGCCCAG GTACCCTCATCTCAGCCCGCTGAACAGAGAGTCCTTTGACGTGGGCGCTGACATTTTTGCAAAGTTCTCTGCTTTCATCAAGAACAGTCCCAATAACGCCA TGCAGGAGAGAAACCTGCTGCGGGAGTTTAAACGTCTGGATGATTACCTGAACTCGCCCCTCCCAGAGGAGATCGACCACAACTCCAGAGAGGCAGTCGGTGTCTCCAAGAGAAGGTTCCTGGATGGCGACCGCCTCACCTTAGCCGACTGCAACCTGCTGCCCAAACTGCATGTCATCAGG GTCGCTGCCAAGAAGTACTGCGACTTTGACATTCCCGCCCAGTTCACAGGTGTGTGGCGATACCTTCAGAACGCCCACGAGAGAGAGGAGTTCAAACAGACTTGTCCGGCCAACATCGAAATCGAGAAGGCTTACCTAACCGTGGCCAACCAGAGGAAATAA
- the c1galt1c1 gene encoding C1GALT1-specific chaperone 1 isoform X1 — protein MTAAGCINLQPVRAQDHLNSKLSAAKMVSEGSSFVKGMSMGGLFCLVVSLLSSFSPSPKTSTEEHHHHHVKAPSKDELKELSDAQMQELSKQVQVYCVVMVQPKLIVYWAAALDTWSKHCDKSVFYTSEESKALEAVDLNEKDEWARLRKALKHAYENAGDLRWFFLAKPTTFAIIENLKYLVLTKDPSEPFYLGNVMKSGELEYVDYESGIVLSYEALKRLVHVFQDKEKCPERGNALWKMNDDKQLAECLKYTGVFAENGEDTHGKGLFNSKSVHTLISDSMKANPNNVLEGCCSDMAVTFTGMSPGQMQVMMFGVYRLRPYGHDFHDVLAFYPPEGSNND, from the exons ATGACAGCAGCCGGATGTATAAACCTCCAACCTGTTCGAGCCCAAGACCACCTTAATTCCAAAC TGTCTGCTGCCAAAATGGTGTCTGAAGGAAGCTCCTTCGTGAAAGGGATGTCCATGGGAGGCCTCTTCTGCTTGGTGGTATCGCTCCTGAGCAGTTTCAGCCCCAGTCCGAAGACCAGCACAGAGGAGCACCACCACCATCACGTCAAGGCCCCGAGTAAAGACGAGTTGAAAGAGCTCTCTGACGCTCAGATGCAGGAGTTAAGCAAACAAGTCCAGGTTTATTGCGTCGTCATGGTCCAGCCAAAGTTGATTGTTTATTGGGCGGCAGCGCTAGACACCTGGAGCAAACACTGTGATAAGTCTGTGTTTTACACATCAGAGGAATCTAAGGCACTGGAGGCAGTAGACCTGAATGAAAAAGATGAATGGGCAAGGTTACGTAAAGCTCTGAAGCATGCTTATGAGAACGCTGGAGACCTGCGCTGGTTCTTTTTGGCGAAACCCACCACATTTGCCATCATCGAGAACCTGAAATACCTGGTGCTCACTAAGGATCCCAGCGAACCCTTCTACCTGGGCAACGTTATGAAGTCAGGCGAGTTGGAGTATGTGGACTATGAGAGTGGCATTGTTCTCAGCTACGAAGCTCTGAAAAGGCTGGTGCATGTGTTTCAGGACAAAGAGAAATGTCCCGAGAGAGGAAATGCCCTGTGGAAGATGAATGATGACAAGCAGCTGGCAGAGTGTCTCAAATACACCggtgtgtttgcagagaatGGAGAAGACACGCATGGGAAGGGCCTGTTTAACAGCAAGAGCGTCCACACCCTGATATCAGACAGCATGAAGGCGAACCCCAATAACGTGTTGGAGGGCTGTTGCTCGGACATGGCAGTCACATTTACTGGGATGTCACCAGGACAGATGCAGGTTATGATGTTCGGAGTTTACAGACTCCGTCCTTACGGCCACGATTTCCATGACGTGTTAGCCTTTTACCCTCCTGAAGGCTCAAACAATGACTAG
- the cul4b gene encoding cullin-4B isoform X2: MFPTGLSSPDPPPPPTQEARPAAAGVRADSGNITSPKKRKINGSEREEAADSISPSPPKTLNSSSSACCSPTALHIQKKLRFEDSVDFIGLDVKMAEEAAAAAAAASCSNNKSKAGFLPGGAGHHANGLTKSTGSGTFSNSKPGAAKKLVIKNFKEKPKLPENYTQETWQKLKEAVEAIQNSTSIKYNLEELYQAVENLCSHKISAKLYKQLRAVCEDHIKAQIEQFREDSLDSVLFLKKIDKCWQDHCRQMIMIRSIFLFLDRTYVLQNSMLPSIWDMGLELFRFYIISDLKVQSKTIDGILRLIERERNGEAIDRSLLRSLLSMLSDLQIYQDSFEQRFLEETNRLYSAEGQRLMQEREVPEYLHHVNKRLEEEADRVITYLDQSTQKPLIATVEKQLLGEHLSATLQKGLTHLLDENRIQDLSLLYQLFSRVRGGVQVLLQHWIEYIKAFGSTIVINPEKDKTMVQELLDFKDKVDHIIDICFMKNEKFVNAMKEAFETFINKRPNKPAELIAKHVDSKLRAGNKEATDEELEKMLDKIMIIFRFIYGKDVFEAFYKKDLAKRLLVGKSASVDAEKSMLSKLKHECGAAFTSKLEGMFKDMELSKDIMVQFKQNMQCQNIPGNIELTVNILTMGYWPTYVPMEVHLPAEMVRLQEIFKTFYLGKHSGRKLQWQSTLGHCVLKAEFKEGRKELQVSLFQTLVLLMFNEGEEFTLEEIKLATGIEDSELRRTLQSLACGKARVLTKVPKSKDIEDGDKFSCNDDFRHKLFRIKINQIQMKETVEEQASTTERVFQDRQYQIDAAIVRIMKMRKTLSHNLLMSEVYNQLKFPVKPADLKKRIESLIDRDYMERDKENSNQYNYVA; encoded by the exons ATGTTTCCAACAGGTTTATCTTCCCCTGATCCCCCACCACCGCCAACCCAGGAGGCAAGACCCGCGGCCGCCGGTGTCAGGGCGGACAGCGGCAACATCACATCCccgaaaaagaggaaaataaacggCTCCGAGAGGGAGGAGGCTGCGGACTCCatctccccttctcctcccaaGACCCtgaattcctcctcctccgcctgctgCTCTCCCACCGCGCTGCACATCCAGAAGAAGTTGAGGTTTGAGGATTCAGTGGATTTCATTGGACTGGATGTGAAAATGGCTGAGGaggctgctgccgccgccgccgccgcttcATGCTCCAATAACAAAAGCAAAGCCGGGTTCCTGCCCGGTGGAGCGGGGCACCACGCGAACGGACTGACCAAAAGCACCGGCTCCGGCACCTTCTCCAACAGTAAACCCGGTGCTGCCAAGAAACTAGTCATCAAGAACTTCAAAG AAAAACCCAAGTTGCCGGAGAACTACACGCAGGAGACCTGGCAGAAGCTGAAGGAGGCAGTGGAGGCCATACAGAACAGCACTTCAATCAAGTACAACCTAGAGGAGCTCTACCAG GCGGTGGAGAACCTGTGCTCCCATAAGATATCTGCCAAGCTCTACAAACAGCTGAGGGCCGTGTGTGAAGACCATATCAAGGCACAGATCGAACAGTTCAGAGA GGATTCCCTGGACAGCGTGCTGTTCCTCAAGAAAATCGACAAGTGCTGGCAAGATCACTGCAGACAAATG ATCATGATTAGGagtatatttttgtttttggaccGCACCTATGTTTTACAAAACTCTATGCTGCCATCAATctg GGACATGGGTCTTGAGCTGTTCAGGTTCTACATCATCAGTGATCTGAAGGTCCAGAGTAAAACCATCGACGGGATTCTGCGGCTCATTGAGAGGGAGCGAAACGGAGAGGCGATAGACCGGAGTCTGCTGAGGAGCCTGCTGAGCATGCTCTCTGACCTGCAG ATTTATCAAGACTCCTTTGAGCAGCGCTTTTTGGAAGAAACTAATCGCCTGTACtctgcagagggacagaggcTGATGCAGGAGCGAGAG GTACCAGAATATCTCCATCATGTCAACAAACGCCTGGAGGAAGAGGCCGACAGAGTCATCACATATCTGGACCAGAGCACGCA AAAACCACTCATTGCTACTGTGGAGAAGCAGTTGCTGGGGGAACATCTCAGTGCAACTCTGCAGAAAG GGCTGACTCATCTGCTGGATGAGAACAGAATTCAGGATCTGTCGCTTCTCTATCAGCTCTTTAGTCGGGTGCGAGGTGGTGTTCAGGTCCTGCTGCAACACTGGATAGAGTACATAAAG GCTTTCGGAAGCACAATCGTAATCAATCCCGAAAAAGACAAAACGATGGTGCAGGAGCTGCTCGACTTCAAGGACAAGGTGGATCACATCATCGACATCTGCTTCATGAAGAACGAGAAGTTTGTCAACGCCATGAAGGAGGCGTTCGAAACATTCATCAACAAACGGCCAAATAAACCCGCAGAGCTCATAG CCAAACACGTGGATTCAAAGCTCCGAGCAGGAAACAAAGAGGCAACAGAcgaagagctggagaagatgCTGGATAAGATCATGATTATCTTTAGATTCATCTACG GAAAAGATGTGTTCGAGGCCTTTTACAAAAAGGATCTGGCCAAGAGGTTACTGGTTGGAAAAAGTGCTTCTGTTGATGCTGAAAAATCGATGTTGTCAAAGCTCAAACATG AGTGTGGAGCAGCGTTCACCAGCAAACTGGAGGGGATGTTCAAGGATATGGAGCTTTCGAAAGACATAATGGTTCAGTTCAAACAG aataTGCAGTGCCAAAACATTCCTGGCAACATTGAGTTGACTGTCAACATCCTAACGATGGGCTACTGGCCCACCTATGTCCCAATGGAAGTGCACCTGCCTGCTGAG ATGGTGCGACTGCAAGAGATCTTCAAGACCTTCTACCTGGGCAAACACAGCGGCAGGAAGCTGCAGTGGCAATCAACACTAGGccattgtgttttaaaagctgAATTTAAAGAG GGCAGGAAGGAGTTGCAGGTTTCACTTTTCCAAACTCTTGTGCTACTGATGTTTAATGAGGGAGAGGAGTTCACCCTGGAGGAGATCAAACTAGCAACAGGAATAG AGGACAGTGAACTACGCCGGACTCTGCAGTCACTTGCTTGTGGGAAAGCACGAGTCCTCACCAAAGTCCCCAAAAGTAAAGACATAGAAGACGGGGACAAGTTTTCCTGCAACGACGATTTCAGACACAAGCTCTTCAGGATCAAAATAAACCAGATCCAAATGAAAGAAACG GTGGAGGAGCAAGCCAGCACCACTGAGAGGGTCTTTCAGGATCGTCAGTATCAGATTGATGCTGCGATTGTGCGGAtcatgaagatgaggaagactCTGAGCCATAATCTCTTGATGTCAGAGGTGTACAACCAGCTCAAGTTCCCCGTCAAG CCTGCTGACTTGAAGAAGAGGATAGAGTCTCTTATCGACAGGGACTATATGGAGCGTGACAAGGAGAACTCCAACCAGTACAACTATGTGGCTTAA